The genomic window CCAATTCAGCGCCGGATCGGGCGTCGCGTCCCAATCGATGTCGAGATCGGGGTCGTAGGCCGCTTCGGCGACACCCGCGAACAACAGCCGTCGCGCGGTGCTCTGCCGGTCGCCGATGTGGCGACGGCGGCGCACGGCCGCGCCGGACGGCGTGGTGGCGGGCCGAAAGCCATGGTCGCGGCTGGACGTCATCGTCCCCACCAGTCCTCTGTGCGAAATGCGGAACTACTAGTACCCAATACCGTCGGTTCCGTGTACATTTACGAGTGTGTCCCACGTCTCACTCGATGTCAACGGTCGAGGTGAGACGGGGTTTCGAGGAGTCGAGATGAACAGCGACAGTCCGCACGCGCGGTCCGATTACCTGGGCGCGGCAACCCTGGTCGTGCACGGCCGCGAGATCGCGGTGCAGGTCGAGTTGCGCGGCTATCGGGAACCGATCGACGGCATCTACCGGTGGTTCGGCCGGATCCGTCCGAACGACGATCTCGCGGCGGCGCTCGGCGACGAGCCGCGCGCCA from Nocardia bhagyanarayanae includes these protein-coding regions:
- a CDS encoding DUF4873 domain-containing protein, whose protein sequence is MNSDSPHARSDYLGAATLVVHGREIAVQVELRGYREPIDGIYRWFGRIRPNDDLAAALGDEPRARVTIRTEHGAREGYVGDPDPWRRFRITGKSTPPFPVPTELTEVE